Within the Nocardioides humi genome, the region CACCTCGGCCGTGTCGCGGGCGAACACGTCGGACTTGTGCCGGGCGTCGTACCCGATCACGACGGGGGTCCCGGGCGTCGTCCCCGTGTCGAGGAGGTACGCCGCCAGGCCGGCCGCCGCGCGGATCACGACGATCCGGTTCATCCGGTTGGGCCCGGCGCCGAGCGCGCCGCGCAGTCCCGCCGTACCGAACTCCAGGGTGCCGCGGAAGCGGTCGGCGAGGTCGGCGCCCGCGTCGGCGTCGCCCGCCTCGACCGCCGCGATCACCCGGATCAGCTCGTCGCGCGTGTGCTCGTCGGGGTCCTCGGCGAGCCAGGACTGGGCCCGGGTGAGCAGGACGTCGGTGTCAGGCGTGGTCACCGGGCCACCGTAGGGCATCGCCCTCGTCCCGGTCAGGCGTCGATGGAGCTCATGTCGCCGTACCGGTCCCCGGCGACGGCGTCGCGCGGCACCGCCGCGTCGAGCGCGGCGAGGTCCTCGGCGCTGAGCGCGATGTCGCGCGCGGCGGCGTTCTCCTCGAGGTAGGCGACCCGCTTGGTGCCCGGGATCGGCACCACGTCGTCGCCCTGGGCGAGCACCCAGGCGAGGGCGAGCTGGCCCGGCGTGCAGCCGTGCCGGTCGGCGAGCGCGCGGATCTGGTCGACCAGGCCCAGGTTCGTGGCCAGGTTGTCGCCCTGGAACCGCGGGAAGTACGCCGACCCGCGGCTGTCGTCCGAGCCGAAGCCCTCGGCGCCGACGGTGCCGGTGAGGATGCCGCGGCCCAGCGGGGAGTAGGGGACCAGGCCGATGCCGAGCTCGCGCAGGGTCGGCAGGATGGTGTCCTCGAGGTCGCGGGTGAACAGGGAGTACTCCGTCTGCAGCGCGGTGATCGGGTGCACGGCGTGCGCGCGGCGGATGGTCTCCGCCGATGCCTCGGACAGGCCGAGGTGGCGGACCTTGCCGGCCTCGACGAGCTCCTTCATCGCGCCGACCGTCTCCTCGATCGGCACCGACGGGTCGACGCGGTGCTGGTAGTAGAGGTCGACGTGGTCCACGCCGAGCCGCTGCAGGGAGGCGTCGCACGCCGCGCGGACGTACTCCGGGCTGCCGTTGACCCCGCGCCGGGTGCCGTCCGGCGCCCGGTCGATGCCGAACTTGGTCGCGAGCTGGACCTCGTCGCGGCGTCCGGCGATCGCCTTCCCGACGAGCTGCTCGTTGGTGAAGGGGCCGTACATGTCGGCGGTGTCGAGGAAGGTGACGCCGAGATCGAGCGCGCGGTGGATGGTCGCGATGCCGCCGGCCTCGTCGGGGGTGCCGTAGAAGTCGGACATGCCCATGCAGCCGAGGCCGAGGGCGGAGACGGTCAGCGGGGACGTCGTACCGAGGGTGCGGGTCGGGTTGGTCATGTCCACCAGCCAAGCCCTTGGAGCGCGCTCCAGGTCAAGCGCTGCGCTCGGCCGGCCCGTACAGACGGTCCTCGTAGATGTCGATCTTGTGGTCGATCGCCCCGAGGTGCGCCGTCACCTCGGCGAGCTGGCGCAGCACCTCCTCGCGGTGCGCGCGGAGCAGGCCCAGCCGCTCGGCCTCGTTGCCGTCGCCGGATCGGACCAGGTCGGCGTACCGGCGGACGTCGCGGATCGGCATGCCCGTCGCGCGCAGCCGGGTGACCAGCTCGATCCAGCGCAGGTCGGGCTCGGCGTAGCGACGGTGGCCGCTGGCGGAGCGGGGGACCGGGCGCAGGAGCAGCCCGTCCCGCTCGTAGTAGCGCAGGGTGTCGGCCGTCAGGCCCAGCGTGTCGGCGGCCTCGGCGATGGTGTGTCCGGTGCTCGGCATGACCTCAGTGTGGCGCGGACGCCATGATGGTGGGGTGCTCCGGTCGTTCACGTTCACCGACTCGTGGGCGGTCGCGGCGCCGCCGGCCGCCGTGGCGGAGGTGCTCACCGATCTGGAGAGCTACCCGCGCTGGTGGCCGCAGGTGCGCGCCGTCGCGAGACTCGGACCCGACACGGCCTGGGTGTGCTGCCGCTCGACGCTGCCCTACACGCTCGACCTCGTCCTCGACGCCGTCAGCCGGACGCCTCCCGTCGTCGAGGTGGCGGTCAGCGGCGATCTCGACGGGTTCGCGCGGTTCACGCTCGTGCCCGCCGGCGAGGGGACCCGGCTCGACTTCCGCCAGGAGGTGTCGGTGCGGGGCGCGCTCGCCCTGGCGTCGTACGTCGTGCGTCCGGTGCTGGTCTGGAACCACGCCCGGATGATGGCGGGCTGCCGCGCCGGCCTCGCGGGGGAGGTCGGCGGGCGTCAGGCGGCGCGGTAGCGCTCGATCTGGCCGCCGAGCTCGTCGAACAGGGCCTGGTTGAGGCTGAACACCGCACGCACCTCGTCGACGATCCGGGCGACCTCCTCGGGGGTGAGGTCGAGCGCGTCGAGGCGGGCGCGGTAGCCGTCCTTGTAGGGCTTCGGCTTCGGGATCGCGGGGAAGTCGTAGAAGCTCACGCCGGTGCCCTCGGGCAGGTCGAACGTGCGCTGCAGGACCCGGCCGATCACCTGGCCGCCGGAGAGGTCGCCGAGGTAGCGCGTGTAGTGGTGCGCGACGAGCAGGCCGCCCCACGCGGCGCCGGCGCGGATCCGCTCGACGTACGCCGTCGCGGCGGGGGAGTCGATGCTCTCCGGGTCGACGCCGGGGGCCCAGTGGGCGAGGTCGGCGTCGATGGCGGCGAGCCGGTCCAGCGCGGCGTCGTGGACGGCGGCGACGATCGGGTCGGCCTGGTGGGCGGCGACGACGTCCTCCAGCGCGGCGTAGACGCGGCGCAGGCGGAGCAGCAGGTCGGCGTACGCCTCGGTGGTGAGCTTGCCCTCGAGCAGCTCGGACATGAACGTCGACCCCTCGGCCGCCTCGTGCTCGGCGCGCGAGCCCTCGCGCATGGCCGTGGAGAGGGTCAGGTCCTCGTCGCGGACGGTGGTGGCGACGGACATGAGGGCGGCTCCTTGGAGAGGCGAATGACAACTTGCTGACTAAGTGTCAAGAAAATGGGGGCCGCCTGTCAATACGCCGCGCGCACTTTGCTTAGGTTCACCTAAGTTTAACGCGTCGTGCGCGGCGGCGACAGGGGTCAGCCCATGTGGCCGAGGCCGCGGAGCACGAACTCCTCGACCGAGGCGACAGGCAGCTGGCGGGTCGCCAGCGCGGCGTGCAGGAGGGAGATCGCGGACTTGCGGTCCGAGACCCGGAAGGCGCCCTCGGCGATGCCCTCGTCGAGGATCTCGGAGAGCACCTCCTCGACCGCCGCGACGTGGTCGTGGATCTTCTCCATCGCCTCCTCGGAGAGGAGGTGGTAGAGGATCCCGCCCATCCCGGTGTGGAACTGCTGGCCCGCCTGCAGCTGGTGGCGCAGGTAGACCCGGATCTTCGCCACCGGGTCGGGCACCAGGTCGAGGTCGCGGCGCAGGTCCGCGAGGTAGTGCTGGGTCTCCTCCGTGGCGAAGGCGACCACGACCGCCTCCTTGTCGCGGAAGTGGTGGTAGATCGCGGTCCGCCCGATGTCGGCGCGAGCGGCGATCTGCGCCATGGTGATCGCGTCGAAGCTGCGCTCGTCCATCAGCGTCGCGAAGGCGTCGAAGATCCTCCGCCGGACCAGGTCACGGTGGGCGGGGACGGTCTCAGCGGCGATCTTCGGCACGTAAGGATCCTAGAGCGAGATTTCATCTGATGATTGGAAACGGTGACGGGGTGTGTCCGCCACGTGGCGGACACACCCCGCGAGAGGCAAGGGCCTACTTCTTGGACTTCTTGCCCTTCACCTTCACCTTGGTGACCGACGAACCGCCGGGGTAGGTGACGGTGACCTTGTGCTTGCCCTTCTTGAGCTTGGGCAGCGCCACGGTGGTGGTGCCGGAGGCGTCGATGGTGACCGTGATGGTCTTGGTGGCCTTCTTCTTGGCCTTCTTGCCCTTCGGCTTGGGCTTGACCTGCTTGACGACGACCGTCACCTGCTGCCCGGTCAGACCGGTGGACGCGATCGTCACCGAGCCCTTCTTGCCCTTCTTGTTGGGCTGCTTGGCGACCGCCACTGTGGCAACCGGGGCCGGCTGGGGTTGCGGCGTCACGGTGGTGAAGGTGATCGGTGTGTAGGTCTCATAGAGTGCCTGCGTGGCCCCGGCGCCGGGATAGGTGTAGATGCCGTAGTTGACCAAGCTGGCGTCGGTGGCGGCGGCATCGATGGCGGCCTTGTCGATGGTGAGAGTGGCCTCGAAGGTTCCGTCAGGGTTGAGCACTATGGCGCCGTCCTCGGGGCCGCCGACCGCGTCGACATATTCCTCGGTGACCGCCCACTGCACGGAACTGTTGACGCGGGTTGATCCGGCGGCGCCGTCGGAGGGCTTCCAGTTCTCGGCGAATTTGCCGAACACCACGTACGCGCCGCCAGGTCGGCCACAGGGGAGGAAGGGAGGCGGACCCCCGGGGCAGATCGGTGCTCTGATCGCCTCGGCCAGGTCAGGATCGAAGCCGGTACCGGTCACGGTGACTTCGTGTTGGCCGGACGCCGAGAACTCGGTGGCCGACACGGTGACCTGTGGCCTCGGGATGACCACCTCGAAGGGCAGCGCGACCTTCCCGGGGTCGATGGACAGGCCGCTGGAGTACCAGTACGAGCCCTGACCGGTGCTCTGCTGGAAGTCGGTGAAGCTCTGCGGGAAGGAGCCCCAGTAGGCGCCGGTGGTCGCCTGCGGCGAGCCAGCGTAGCCGGTGTCGTCGATGTCGACGCCGAGGTACTCCGGCGTACCGACAATGCCGTCCTCGGTGACGTCGAGCGCGTTCTCGGCGAAGTCGGCCAGGGTCACCGGCGTCTCGGGCAGCGCGACCCACTGGGTCATGTCGTCCATGTCCGTGCCGTAGCCGCTGAGAGTCGCGGTGAGCTCGCCGGAGCCGTCGGCGTCGACCGTCAGCTCCGGATCGGAGAGATACCAGAACGTGGCTCCGTTGTAGTAGACGACCGTCGCGTCGCCCTCCCACTGGATGGACGCGGTACCGGCCTCCGGATCGAGGGTGCCCTCGCCGTTGTCGATCACGATCTGGTGGTCGGAGTACACGGTCGAGGTCGGCGGCGAGATCGTCGTGCCGGTCGCACTGGTGTTGCGCTCGGCCCACGACGTCGTCGCGTACGTGCCGTCCGCCTGCTTCTTCTCGATGCGGACGTTGCCGGACTCGGCGGCCCAGCCTGCGGGCTTGCCGTTGCCCCAGGCGGTGCCGTCGCCGTTGAGGAACTGGCCGCCCTCCTCCGGGTTCCCGAGCTTGCCGGCGGAGAAGAAGTTGAAGCCGAAGAAGGCAGCGTTGTTGGACTCGTTGTTGATCCCCCAGCGGAACTGGGCGTTGTCGACCTCGATCGGATCGGCGTGCGCGGCGGGCGCGGTGGCCACGCCGAGGACGGACAGTCCGGTGGCGGTGAGGGCGGCGGCGGCGAAGCCGGCGATCCCTCTACGTGGGCTCTTCATCGGGTTCCTTTCAGGTGTTTCATCAGGGGTGTGGACACGGTGATCCCGACCGCCCCGAGCAACAGGAGGGATCCGAGCACCCACTCCCAGGCCTGTCCCGACCCGTCGGACGGGTCACCTGAGGTGGGGAGGACGTGAGGGCATAGGCGACCGGCGGCTCGTAGCGCGCGGGGCCTGTGGCGAGGTCCGGCGCACCCGCGGCGGCAGCGGCGGCGAACGGCTGCGTGGGCAGGGCCGGGCCGGCGGGCTGGGCGACGGGGAAGGACGGCGCGGCCGGCTGGGTGGCCGGCGGCTCCTTGCCGGCCTTGTTCTTCGGCTGCTTGGTCGTGGCGCCGGGGTTGACCACCGGCGTCTCGGGCGCGAGGGGGACCGGGAGTCCCAGCTGATGCTGATCCGCTTGGGGACCTTGAACTTGTCGCTGCTGCCGCCCGAGGAGTACCAGTACGCCGCCGAGCCGACCTTCTCCATGAACGCGAGATACGACGTCGGGGGATCGTTCGGGAAGGCGCCCCAGGCGTCGCCGGTGCGGACCTGCGCGGTGCCGTTCGCAGGGGCGTCGTAGGTGACGCCGAGATACTTCGCGACGGCGGTGAAGCCCTTCGCCGCCCCGAGCTCGGCGGTGCCGACGCCTTGCAGGTCGGCGAGGGTCACCGGCGTGGGAGCAACGGGCTGCCACTTGGTCATGTCCTCCATCGAGCTGGCGAACCCGGAGGCCGTGGCGGTGATGGTCGCCGAGGTCGGCGTCACGGTCAGGACCGGGTTGGCAACGCTGAAGAACGACATGCCGGAGTAGTAGAAGACGGTGAACGACCCGGTCCACGAGATCGTCGCGGTGCCCGCTGCGGGATCGACCTGGCCGGTGCCGCCGGTGATGACCACGTTGTGGCTGCTGAAGATCGCGACGCCGGTGCCGCCGAGCGGCTCACCGTCGGGGCCGGTCTTCAGACCGGCGAAGGTGGCCGGGAGGGCGGCGCCGGAGGAGTCGATCTTCTCGATCCGCACGTTGCCGCTCTGCGCCAGCCACGCGGTGGCGCCGGTGCTGCGCCACCTGCCGTTGTCGTCGATCGTCTGGCCCCCGCTGCCGGGGTCGGGTGCGGTGCCCGCAGAGAGGAAGTTGTAGGTGCCCGGGGCGAAGGCGTTGTTGTTGCTCTCGTCGTTGACGCCCCAGCGGAAGACCGCGTCGGACACCGTGAACGGACCGTCGTCCGGCTCGTCGGTGGGCTGATCCGTCGGGTCGTCCGTCGGGTCGTCCGTCGGGTCGTCCGTGGGATCGTCCGTGGGATCGTCGCTGGGGTCGTCCGTCGGGTCGTCGCTCGGATCCGCCGTCGCCGTGGTGGTCGTGCTCTCGTCCGCGGGTACGACGCCGGCGGTGTCGGTCCCCTCGGCGGCGGTCGCCGCCGAGAGCAGCGCGCCGGCGCCGAGGACGGCGCAGCACACGGCCAGCAGGATCGCGGCGACCCGGGTCCGGGTGGAGGCGGAGATCATGCCGTCGCTCCCACGGCCGGGGGACCGGGACGTCGCCGGCGCCGGTGCAGCAGCAGGCGCAGGCCGAGGCCCAGCAGGGCGAGCAGGAACAGGCAGGCGGCGGCGACCAGGAAGATCCGGGCCGCGCCGGGGCCGTCGTCGTCAGCGACGGCCTGGCTCGGGGCGGCCTGGTCGGCGGGCCGCACCGCGAACCGCTCCGAGGCCTGGGCGCCCGTCGCCGCGCCGGTCAGCCGCAGCTCGTGCGTGCCGGGCTCGAGGTCGGCGGGCAGCGGCAGGATGCCGGCGACCTCGCCGGAGGGCCCGGCGACCATCGGCCCGATGCCGGCCCGGCCGTCGTCGAGCACGCCGAGGACCTGCTCACCCGGCCGGAAGCCGGTGGCGGTGAAGGCCAGCGTGTTGCCCACCTTGGCCGTCAGCCGGTCGGTGGTCAGCTTGGGTGCGCCCGCCGCGGCCGCGGCCGGAGCCTCGGCCTCGGGGGCCGCCGCGGCGTCGGGCGCCTCCTCCTGGGCCTGCTCCGGCGCTGCCGCCTCCGGGGTGTCGGTGCTCGCCTGGCCCTGGTCGGCCGGCGCGGCGCCGTACACGGTGGTGAACCTGACCGGGGTGAAGGTCTCGTTGGCGGGGTTCTTGACGCCGTGCGCGCCGATCGTGATGACGCCGCAGGTGACCTT harbors:
- a CDS encoding aldo/keto reductase; protein product: MTNPTRTLGTTSPLTVSALGLGCMGMSDFYGTPDEAGGIATIHRALDLGVTFLDTADMYGPFTNEQLVGKAIAGRRDEVQLATKFGIDRAPDGTRRGVNGSPEYVRAACDASLQRLGVDHVDLYYQHRVDPSVPIEETVGAMKELVEAGKVRHLGLSEASAETIRRAHAVHPITALQTEYSLFTRDLEDTILPTLRELGIGLVPYSPLGRGILTGTVGAEGFGSDDSRGSAYFPRFQGDNLATNLGLVDQIRALADRHGCTPGQLALAWVLAQGDDVVPIPGTKRVAYLEENAAARDIALSAEDLAALDAAVPRDAVAGDRYGDMSSIDA
- a CDS encoding MerR family transcriptional regulator, giving the protein MPSTGHTIAEAADTLGLTADTLRYYERDGLLLRPVPRSASGHRRYAEPDLRWIELVTRLRATGMPIRDVRRYADLVRSGDGNEAERLGLLRAHREEVLRQLAEVTAHLGAIDHKIDIYEDRLYGPAERSA
- a CDS encoding PT domain-containing protein; translation: MISASTRTRVAAILLAVCCAVLGAGALLSAATAAEGTDTAGVVPADESTTTTATADPSDDPTDDPSDDPTDDPTDDPTDDPTDDPTDQPTDEPDDGPFTVSDAVFRWGVNDESNNNAFAPGTYNFLSAGTAPDPGSGGQTIDDNGRWRSTGATAWLAQSGNVRIEKIDSSGAALPATFAGLKTGPDGEPLGGTGVAIFSSHNVVITGGTGQVDPAAGTATISWTGSFTVFYYSGMSFFSVANPVLTVTPTSATITATASGFASSMEDMTKWQPVAPTPVTLADLQGVGTAELGAAKGFTAVAKYLGVTYDAPANGTAQVRTGDAWGAFPNDPPTSYLAFMEKVGSAAYWYSSGGSSDKFKVPKRISISWDSRSPSRPRRRWSTPAPRPSSRRTRPARSRRPPSRPRRPSPSPSPPARPCPRSRSPPLPPRVRRTSPQAPRATSRRSPMPSRPPHLR
- a CDS encoding SRPBCC family protein, giving the protein MLRSFTFTDSWAVAAPPAAVAEVLTDLESYPRWWPQVRAVARLGPDTAWVCCRSTLPYTLDLVLDAVSRTPPVVEVAVSGDLDGFARFTLVPAGEGTRLDFRQEVSVRGALALASYVVRPVLVWNHARMMAGCRAGLAGEVGGRQAAR
- a CDS encoding heme oxygenase (biliverdin-producing), which translates into the protein MSVATTVRDEDLTLSTAMREGSRAEHEAAEGSTFMSELLEGKLTTEAYADLLLRLRRVYAALEDVVAAHQADPIVAAVHDAALDRLAAIDADLAHWAPGVDPESIDSPAATAYVERIRAGAAWGGLLVAHHYTRYLGDLSGGQVIGRVLQRTFDLPEGTGVSFYDFPAIPKPKPYKDGYRARLDALDLTPEEVARIVDEVRAVFSLNQALFDELGGQIERYRAA
- a CDS encoding TetR/AcrR family transcriptional regulator; translated protein: MPKIAAETVPAHRDLVRRRIFDAFATLMDERSFDAITMAQIAARADIGRTAIYHHFRDKEAVVVAFATEETQHYLADLRRDLDLVPDPVAKIRVYLRHQLQAGQQFHTGMGGILYHLLSEEAMEKIHDHVAAVEEVLSEILDEGIAEGAFRVSDRKSAISLLHAALATRQLPVASVEEFVLRGLGHMG